Proteins from a single region of Thermotoga maritima MSB8:
- the tsaB gene encoding tRNA (adenosine(37)-N6)-threonylcarbamoyltransferase complex dimerization subunit type 1 TsaB encodes MNVLALDTSQRIRIGLRKGEDLFEISYTGEKKHAEILPVVVKKLLDELDLKVKDLDVVGVGIGPGGLTGLRVGIATVVGLVSPYDIPVAPLNSFEMTAKSCPADGVVLVARRARKGYHYCAVYLKDKGLNPLKEPSVVSDEELEEITKEFSPKIVLKDDLLISPAVLVEESERLFREKKTIHYYEIEPLYLQKSIAELNWEKKKRG; translated from the coding sequence ATGAACGTTCTGGCACTCGACACTTCCCAGAGAATAAGAATTGGGTTGAGAAAAGGAGAAGATCTTTTTGAAATTTCCTACACAGGTGAGAAAAAACACGCAGAGATTCTTCCTGTTGTTGTAAAGAAGCTGCTGGACGAACTGGATCTCAAAGTGAAAGATCTCGATGTTGTGGGAGTGGGAATTGGCCCTGGAGGATTGACAGGTCTCAGGGTGGGAATCGCCACCGTGGTGGGGCTTGTGTCTCCATACGATATACCCGTGGCTCCTCTGAACTCCTTCGAAATGACTGCAAAGAGCTGTCCAGCTGACGGTGTTGTACTCGTGGCTAGAAGAGCGAGGAAAGGTTACCACTATTGTGCGGTTTATCTGAAGGACAAAGGACTCAATCCGCTGAAAGAGCCGAGTGTGGTCTCTGACGAAGAACTGGAAGAGATCACAAAAGAGTTTTCTCCAAAAATAGTCCTGAAGGACGACCTTCTCATCTCACCCGCTGTGTTGGTTGAAGAGAGCGAGAGGCTTTTCAGAGAGAAAAAGACCATACACTACTACGAAATCGAACCTTTGTATCTTCAGAAATCCATAGCGGAATTGAACTGGGAAAAAAAGAAAAGGGGCTAA
- a CDS encoding DUF3855 domain-containing protein, whose product MRLMDILEILYYKKGKEFGILEKKMKEIFNETGVSLEPVNSELIGRIFLKISVLEEGEEVPSFAIKALTPKENAVDLPLGDWTDLKNVFVEEIDYLDSYGDMKILSEKNWYKIYVPYSSVKKKNRNELVEEFMKYFFESKGWNPGEYTFSVQEIDNLF is encoded by the coding sequence ATGAGATTGATGGACATCCTTGAAATACTCTACTACAAAAAAGGAAAAGAATTTGGTATTCTCGAGAAGAAAATGAAAGAGATTTTCAACGAAACGGGTGTGAGCCTCGAGCCGGTGAATTCTGAACTGATTGGAAGAATTTTTCTCAAGATCAGCGTCCTGGAAGAAGGAGAAGAAGTACCAAGTTTCGCCATAAAAGCTCTCACACCGAAAGAAAACGCTGTCGATCTCCCGCTCGGAGACTGGACAGACTTGAAAAACGTCTTTGTTGAGGAAATCGACTACCTCGATTCTTATGGTGATATGAAAATACTATCGGAGAAAAACTGGTACAAAATTTACGTTCCATATTCTTCAGTGAAGAAGAAAAACAGGAACGAGTTAGTGGAAGAGTTCATGAAGTACTTTTTTGAATCGAAAGGATGGAATCCTGGAGAGTACACGTTTTCTGTCCAAGAAATAGACAATCTGTTCTGA
- a CDS encoding cation diffusion facilitator family transporter, with amino-acid sequence MERHEEIKKGAWIGILGNTVLAVLKILVGLLTGSYAILADGIDTSTDIFTSLVILLSSRISGKPPDETHPYGHERAETIASKIISFVMFYAGASLLVESVKRLVKQEFSLELTLTAFIVVGISVAGKTFLFLYKLSLGKRLKSSATISDALNMRNDIMISGTVLAGMVAMKTFGWWWLDSLLAIFVSIMILRTSFSVFYEAAYELMDGMKRTELDMYDDIFAVLERFPNVHNPHRVRIRRVGTKYFIEMDIEVDGKMSVKDAHELTVKIRKEMLKRRDDIEDVTIHVEPLGNVEEEGFGLKKGEKK; translated from the coding sequence TTGGAAAGGCATGAAGAGATAAAAAAAGGAGCATGGATTGGAATACTTGGAAACACCGTGCTTGCCGTCTTGAAGATTTTGGTGGGACTTCTCACGGGAAGCTATGCGATACTCGCAGACGGAATAGACACGTCCACCGACATATTCACCTCTCTTGTCATACTCCTCTCATCCAGAATTTCAGGAAAACCACCCGACGAGACGCATCCATACGGCCATGAAAGGGCAGAAACGATCGCCTCAAAGATAATCTCCTTCGTTATGTTTTACGCAGGAGCCTCTCTTCTTGTTGAATCAGTCAAAAGGCTCGTGAAACAGGAGTTTTCCCTGGAACTCACTCTGACAGCCTTTATTGTTGTTGGGATTTCCGTTGCAGGCAAAACTTTTCTTTTTTTATACAAACTGTCTCTTGGGAAACGTTTGAAAAGTTCGGCTACAATCAGTGATGCACTGAACATGAGAAACGACATAATGATCTCAGGAACTGTTCTGGCCGGCATGGTTGCGATGAAAACCTTCGGATGGTGGTGGCTGGACAGTCTGCTCGCGATTTTCGTTTCCATTATGATCCTGAGAACCTCATTTTCCGTATTCTACGAAGCGGCTTACGAACTCATGGATGGCATGAAAAGAACCGAGTTAGACATGTACGATGATATATTTGCCGTCCTCGAACGTTTTCCAAACGTGCATAATCCCCACAGGGTGAGAATAAGAAGGGTGGGAACGAAATACTTCATAGAAATGGATATCGAAGTAGATGGAAAGATGTCTGTGAAAGATGCGCACGAATTGACCGTGAAAATAAGGAAAGAAATGTTGAAAAGAAGAGACGATATAGAAGACGTAACCATACACGTTGAGCCACTTGGGAACGTGGAAGAAGAAGGATTTGGCCTGAAGAAAGGAGAGAAAAAATGA
- the eno gene encoding phosphopyruvate hydratase has protein sequence MYVEIVDVRAREVLDSRGNPTVEAEVVLEDGTMGRAIVPSGASTGKFEALEIRDKDKKRYLGKGVLKAVENVNETIAPALIGMNAFDQPLVDKTLIELDGTENKSKLGANAILAVSMAVARAAANYLGLPLYKYLGGVNAKVLPVPLMNVINGGQHADNNLDLQEFMIVPAGFDSFREALRAGAEIFHTLKKILHEAGHVTAVGDEGGFAPNLSSNEEAIKVLIEAIEKAGYKPGEEVFIALDCAASSFYDEEKGVYYVDGEEKSSEVLMGYYEELVAKYPIISIEDPFAEEDWDAFVEFTKRVGNKVQIVGDDLYVTNVKRLSKGIELKATNSILIKLNQIGTVTETLDAVEMAQKNNMTAIISHRSGESEDTFIADLAVATNAGFIKTGSLSRSERIAKYNQLLRIEEELGKVAEFRGLKSFYSIKR, from the coding sequence GTGTACGTGGAAATCGTGGATGTAAGAGCAAGAGAGGTTCTGGATTCGAGAGGAAACCCCACCGTTGAAGCGGAAGTCGTGCTTGAAGACGGAACAATGGGAAGAGCCATCGTACCCTCTGGTGCCTCAACGGGAAAATTCGAAGCCCTGGAAATCAGAGACAAAGACAAGAAGAGATACCTCGGGAAAGGTGTTCTGAAAGCAGTAGAGAACGTGAACGAAACCATAGCTCCTGCACTGATCGGGATGAACGCATTCGACCAGCCACTCGTTGACAAGACATTGATAGAACTGGACGGCACCGAAAACAAATCTAAACTGGGTGCCAACGCCATACTCGCCGTTTCTATGGCAGTTGCCAGAGCAGCAGCGAATTACCTTGGATTGCCCCTCTACAAATACCTTGGAGGAGTCAACGCGAAGGTTCTGCCAGTACCTCTGATGAACGTGATCAACGGTGGACAGCACGCAGACAACAATCTTGACCTTCAGGAATTCATGATTGTTCCCGCCGGATTTGACAGCTTCAGAGAAGCTTTGAGGGCAGGAGCGGAAATATTCCACACGTTGAAAAAGATACTCCACGAAGCCGGTCACGTGACAGCGGTCGGAGACGAGGGTGGATTCGCTCCCAATTTGTCTTCCAACGAGGAAGCCATAAAAGTTCTGATTGAAGCCATAGAGAAAGCAGGCTACAAACCCGGAGAAGAAGTTTTCATAGCTCTCGACTGTGCGGCATCTTCCTTTTACGATGAGGAAAAGGGAGTTTACTACGTCGATGGTGAGGAAAAATCCAGCGAAGTTCTCATGGGATACTACGAAGAACTGGTGGCGAAGTACCCCATCATATCCATCGAAGATCCGTTCGCGGAGGAAGACTGGGATGCATTTGTGGAATTCACAAAGAGAGTAGGAAACAAGGTTCAGATCGTTGGAGATGACCTTTACGTGACCAACGTGAAAAGACTTTCCAAAGGAATAGAACTCAAAGCGACCAACTCCATACTCATCAAACTCAATCAGATAGGCACCGTCACGGAAACTCTCGACGCGGTGGAGATGGCACAGAAGAACAACATGACAGCCATCATTTCCCACAGATCCGGAGAGAGTGAAGACACGTTCATCGCAGACCTTGCCGTGGCAACGAACGCTGGTTTCATCAAGACAGGTTCCCTCTCCAGGAGCGAAAGGATAGCCAAGTACAACCAGCTTTTGAGAATCGAGGAAGAACTCGGAAAAGTGGCAGAATTCAGAGGTTTGAAATCTTTCTACTCTATAAAGAGATAA
- a CDS encoding 2-oxoacid:acceptor oxidoreductase subunit alpha — protein sequence MPEMMFLQGNEACALGAIKAGCRFFAGYPITPSTEIAEVMARELPKVGGVFVQMEDEIASAAAVVGASLAGVKSMTATSGPGFSLIQEVIGYAIMTETPCVFANVMRLGPSTGLPTKPAQGDIMQTRWGTHGDHAIIALYPSSVAEVYRYIITAFNLAEEYRTPVVFLMDAMLGHMRESFYPPKDEELFIIERLKDTSFGEEDLFVPFSESEYAEPTPFPMAEMGKTKFHVSGLVHDESGFPLSSPDAAEKLIRRLTNKIRLHADEIAFYEEYETEDAEILVVAYGIVARSAMKAVKIARRDRIKVGLFKPITIWPAPVSRFRKLAEKVNTIVIAEMNLGQYAKELISSIDRRSKVIRTINKVNGELIKPEEILDVITETQIEI from the coding sequence ATGCCTGAGATGATGTTTCTTCAGGGGAACGAAGCGTGTGCTCTGGGTGCGATAAAAGCGGGATGCAGGTTTTTCGCAGGCTATCCGATCACTCCCTCCACAGAGATAGCGGAGGTGATGGCAAGAGAACTGCCAAAAGTGGGTGGTGTTTTTGTTCAAATGGAAGACGAAATAGCCAGCGCGGCAGCTGTTGTTGGAGCGTCCCTCGCCGGTGTGAAGTCGATGACTGCCACAAGTGGACCCGGATTCAGCCTCATTCAGGAGGTTATAGGCTATGCGATAATGACGGAAACACCGTGTGTTTTTGCCAACGTTATGAGACTCGGCCCTTCCACTGGACTTCCAACGAAACCCGCACAGGGAGACATCATGCAGACAAGATGGGGAACGCATGGAGACCACGCCATAATCGCTCTCTATCCATCATCTGTCGCGGAAGTTTATCGTTATATAATCACTGCGTTCAACTTAGCGGAAGAGTACAGGACTCCTGTTGTGTTTCTCATGGACGCAATGCTCGGTCACATGAGGGAAAGTTTCTATCCACCGAAAGATGAGGAACTGTTCATCATAGAGAGACTGAAAGACACTTCTTTTGGAGAAGAAGATCTTTTCGTACCCTTTTCTGAAAGTGAGTACGCAGAACCCACACCATTCCCCATGGCTGAGATGGGAAAAACGAAGTTTCATGTCTCCGGTCTTGTTCATGACGAATCAGGTTTCCCTCTCAGCTCTCCGGATGCGGCAGAAAAATTGATACGAAGGCTCACGAACAAAATTAGACTTCACGCGGATGAAATAGCCTTCTACGAAGAGTATGAGACGGAGGACGCAGAAATTCTGGTGGTAGCTTATGGGATAGTCGCAAGAAGCGCTATGAAAGCAGTGAAGATCGCAAGACGTGACAGAATCAAAGTAGGGTTGTTCAAACCCATCACAATCTGGCCGGCTCCCGTATCACGTTTCAGAAAACTGGCAGAGAAAGTGAACACCATAGTGATAGCTGAAATGAATCTGGGGCAGTATGCGAAAGAACTCATCAGTTCTATAGACAGAAGATCAAAAGTCATAAGAACCATAAACAAGGTGAATGGAGAACTCATAAAACCTGAAGAGATTCTGGATGTTATAACCGAAACTCAAATAGAGATTTAA
- a CDS encoding ATP-binding protein, which yields MGYKIVVNYDWCKACKLCAWACPTSAITSDEIGKPVTNENKCIGCLKCEKICPDMAIEIVSDENA from the coding sequence ATGGGTTACAAGATCGTGGTGAATTACGACTGGTGCAAAGCGTGTAAGCTGTGCGCGTGGGCTTGTCCGACTAGTGCCATTACAAGCGATGAAATAGGAAAACCCGTGACAAACGAAAACAAATGCATCGGATGTTTAAAATGTGAGAAAATATGTCCGGATATGGCCATAGAAATTGTGAGTGATGAGAATGCCTGA
- a CDS encoding sodium ion-translocating decarboxylase subunit beta: MSIISALANFFAQTAFPHLTFGNIAMFAVAIALLYVAIVKHSEPLLLIPIAFGIILANIPVETTGILNEGGFLYYIKKGLDLGIYPPLIFLGIGALTDFSFMLSYPITIFLGAAAQMGIFFTFFVAKVLGFSLKQAASIAIIGGADGPTAIYITNTLSPELIAPIAISAYSYIALIPILQPVVSRILVSKEERKIRMKPPRKVSRFERLSFPIVITIVTALLIPKSLPLVGSLMFGNLLREAGIVKRLVEAASRYILDTVTILLMLSVGASARADVFLTPQSLMIFFLGAAAFIVSMSSGILFAKLMNLFLKDKINPLIGAAGVSAVPDSARVAQKLAQEEDPRNHILMHAMGPNVAGVIGSATVAGVFLMFLS, translated from the coding sequence TTGTCGATTATATCAGCCCTGGCAAATTTCTTCGCTCAAACCGCGTTCCCACATCTCACATTTGGAAACATAGCCATGTTCGCAGTGGCCATTGCCCTGCTTTACGTAGCTATAGTGAAACACTCAGAACCTCTTCTTTTGATTCCCATAGCCTTTGGAATCATTCTTGCGAACATACCCGTTGAAACCACGGGAATATTGAACGAAGGCGGTTTTCTCTACTACATAAAGAAAGGCCTTGACCTGGGAATCTATCCTCCCCTCATCTTCCTCGGAATAGGAGCACTCACAGATTTTTCCTTCATGCTCTCGTACCCGATCACCATCTTTCTCGGTGCGGCTGCACAGATGGGAATATTTTTCACCTTTTTTGTGGCAAAGGTTCTAGGATTTTCTCTGAAACAGGCGGCTTCCATCGCCATCATAGGTGGTGCAGATGGGCCAACCGCCATTTACATAACGAACACACTATCCCCAGAATTGATCGCCCCCATAGCCATATCTGCTTATTCCTACATCGCTCTCATTCCCATCCTCCAACCCGTCGTTTCCAGAATTTTGGTCAGCAAAGAAGAACGAAAAATCAGGATGAAACCACCAAGAAAGGTGAGCAGATTCGAGAGACTTTCATTTCCGATAGTGATAACAATAGTAACCGCTCTTCTGATTCCAAAGTCGCTCCCTCTGGTTGGATCTCTCATGTTTGGAAACCTCCTCAGAGAAGCGGGGATTGTGAAAAGACTCGTTGAAGCCGCCAGCAGGTACATACTCGACACGGTGACGATCCTTCTCATGCTTTCAGTTGGGGCTTCTGCAAGAGCCGATGTTTTCTTGACTCCCCAAAGTCTGATGATATTCTTTCTCGGAGCAGCCGCTTTCATCGTGTCAATGAGTTCTGGGATTCTGTTTGCGAAACTCATGAACCTGTTTTTGAAGGATAAAATAAACCCGCTCATAGGAGCGGCTGGTGTTTCTGCCGTACCAGATTCTGCCAGAGTTGCACAGAAACTCGCTCAGGAAGAAGATCCAAGGAATCACATACTCATGCACGCAATGGGACCCAACGTGGCGGGAGTCATAGGCTCAGCCACTGTGGCAGGAGTGTTTCTGATGTTCCTCAGCTGA
- the metA gene encoding homoserine O-acetyltransferase MetA: MPINVPSGLPAVKVLAKEGIFVMTEKRAIHQDIRPLEILILNLMPDKIKTEIQLLRLLGNTPLQVNVTLLYTETHKPKHTPIEHILKFYTTFSAVKDRKFDGFIITGAPVELLPFEEVDYWEELTEIMEWSRHNVYSTMFICWAAQAGLYYFYGIPKYELPQKLSGVYKHRVAKDSVLFRGHDDFFWAPHSRYTEVKKEDIDKVPELEILAESDEAGVYVVANKSERQIFVTGHPEYDRYTLRDEYYRDIGRNLKVPIPANYFPNDDPTKTPILTWWSHAHLFFSNWLNYCIYQKTPYRLEDIH; the protein is encoded by the coding sequence TTGCCAATAAACGTTCCAAGCGGTCTTCCTGCTGTGAAAGTCTTGGCAAAAGAGGGCATTTTCGTTATGACGGAAAAGAGGGCGATCCACCAGGACATCCGCCCTCTTGAAATTCTCATTCTGAACCTGATGCCAGACAAAATAAAAACGGAGATTCAACTTCTCAGACTCCTTGGAAACACTCCTCTTCAGGTGAATGTGACCTTACTCTACACCGAAACTCACAAACCGAAACACACTCCCATTGAACACATTCTAAAGTTCTACACAACTTTTTCCGCTGTTAAAGATAGAAAATTCGATGGATTCATCATCACGGGCGCTCCCGTGGAACTCCTTCCGTTCGAAGAAGTGGATTACTGGGAAGAACTCACAGAAATCATGGAATGGAGCCGTCACAACGTGTACTCGACCATGTTCATCTGTTGGGCGGCTCAGGCGGGACTGTACTACTTCTACGGAATACCGAAGTACGAACTCCCACAGAAGCTCTCAGGCGTTTACAAGCACAGAGTCGCAAAAGATTCGGTCCTCTTCAGGGGGCACGACGACTTCTTCTGGGCGCCGCACTCGCGGTACACCGAGGTGAAGAAGGAAGACATAGACAAAGTACCGGAGCTTGAGATCCTTGCAGAGTCGGACGAAGCTGGTGTTTACGTGGTTGCAAACAAAAGCGAAAGACAGATATTCGTCACAGGACATCCCGAGTACGACAGATACACACTGAGAGACGAATACTATCGAGATATAGGTCGAAATCTGAAGGTGCCGATTCCTGCCAATTACTTTCCAAACGACGATCCCACAAAAACTCCCATTCTCACTTGGTGGAGTCACGCTCACCTCTTCTTCAGCAACTGGTTGAATTACTGCATCTACCAGAAAACACCTTACAGATTGGAAGACATACACTGA
- a CDS encoding O-acetyl-L-homoserine sulfhydrylase gives MDWKKYGYNTRALHAGYEPPEQATGSRAVPIYQTTSYVFRDSDHAARLFALEEPGFIYTRIGNPTVSVLEERIAALEEGVGALAVASGQAAITYAILNIAGPGDEIVSGSALYGGTYNLFRHTLYKKSGIIVKFVDETDPKNIEEAITEKTKAVYLETIGNPGLTVPDFEAIAEIAHRHGVPLIVDNTVAPYIFRPFEHGADIVVYSATKFIGGHGTSIGGLIVDSGKFDWTNGKFPELVEPDPSYHGVSYVETFKEAAYIAKCRTQLLRDLGSCMSPFNAFLFILGLETLSLRMKKHCENALKIVEFLKSHPAVSWVNYPIAEGNKTRENALKYLKEGYGAIVTFGVKGGKEAGKKFIDSLTLISHLANIGDARTLAIHPASTTHQQLTEEEQLKTGVTPDMIRLSVGIEDVEDIIADLDQALRKSQEG, from the coding sequence ATGGACTGGAAGAAATACGGTTACAACACAAGGGCTCTTCACGCAGGTTATGAACCACCCGAGCAGGCCACAGGATCGAGAGCGGTCCCTATATATCAAACGACTTCTTACGTTTTCAGAGACTCTGATCACGCGGCGAGACTCTTCGCACTGGAAGAACCTGGGTTCATCTATACAAGGATTGGAAATCCTACCGTCTCAGTTCTTGAAGAAAGAATAGCCGCCCTGGAAGAAGGGGTGGGAGCCTTAGCGGTTGCCAGTGGACAAGCCGCTATAACTTACGCCATTTTGAACATCGCGGGCCCAGGAGATGAGATCGTCAGCGGGAGCGCGCTGTATGGGGGAACGTACAATCTGTTCAGACACACTCTCTATAAAAAATCCGGCATCATCGTGAAGTTTGTGGATGAGACAGATCCAAAGAACATAGAAGAGGCCATCACCGAGAAAACAAAGGCGGTGTACCTTGAAACTATCGGGAATCCCGGTCTCACAGTGCCGGACTTTGAAGCGATAGCGGAGATCGCTCACAGACACGGTGTTCCTTTGATAGTGGACAATACGGTAGCTCCGTACATATTCAGGCCCTTCGAACACGGTGCCGACATCGTTGTTTATTCGGCCACGAAATTCATCGGAGGACACGGAACATCGATAGGCGGTCTCATCGTAGACAGCGGAAAATTCGACTGGACGAACGGAAAGTTTCCAGAACTCGTGGAACCAGATCCCAGCTACCACGGTGTGAGTTATGTGGAGACGTTCAAAGAAGCAGCCTACATAGCAAAATGTAGAACCCAGCTTTTGAGGGACCTGGGAAGCTGTATGAGCCCGTTCAACGCGTTTCTGTTCATCCTCGGACTTGAAACCCTCAGCTTGAGGATGAAGAAACACTGTGAAAACGCACTGAAGATCGTTGAATTTCTGAAATCGCATCCCGCCGTGAGCTGGGTCAACTATCCGATAGCTGAAGGCAATAAAACCAGAGAAAATGCGCTGAAATACCTCAAAGAAGGATACGGTGCGATTGTAACGTTCGGTGTGAAAGGCGGAAAAGAGGCGGGAAAGAAGTTCATAGACAGTCTCACACTCATTTCCCACCTCGCCAACATTGGTGATGCAAGAACTCTGGCTATTCATCCCGCTTCGACAACCCATCAGCAGCTCACGGAAGAAGAGCAGTTGAAAACGGGTGTTACTCCGGATATGATAAGATTGTCTGTTGGAATAGAAGATGTGGAAGATATCATAGCCGATCTGGATCAGGCTCTCAGAAAATCTCAGGAGGGATGA
- a CDS encoding type III pantothenate kinase, giving the protein MYLLVDVGNTHSVFSITEDGKTFRRWRLSTGVFQTEDELFSHLHPLLGDAMREIKGIGVASVVPTQNTVIERFSQKYFHISPIWVKAKNGCVKWNVKNPSEVGADRVANVVAFVKEYGKNGIIIDMGTATTVDLVVNGSYEGGAILPGFFMMVHSLFRGTAKLPLVEVKPADFVVGKDTEENIRLGVVNGSVYALEGIIGRIKEVYGDLPVVLTGGQSKIVKDMIKHEIFDEDLTIKGVYHFCFGD; this is encoded by the coding sequence TTGTACCTCCTCGTGGACGTGGGTAACACGCATTCTGTCTTCTCTATCACCGAAGATGGTAAAACTTTCAGAAGGTGGAGGCTGTCCACCGGTGTGTTTCAGACGGAAGACGAACTCTTTTCACACCTTCATCCTCTTCTGGGCGATGCTATGCGTGAGATAAAGGGGATAGGAGTGGCCTCCGTCGTTCCCACTCAGAACACAGTCATAGAGCGTTTTTCTCAAAAGTATTTCCACATATCACCGATATGGGTGAAGGCGAAAAACGGATGTGTGAAATGGAACGTGAAGAATCCCTCGGAAGTGGGTGCTGATAGGGTGGCCAACGTTGTCGCTTTCGTCAAGGAATACGGTAAAAACGGAATCATCATCGACATGGGAACGGCAACCACCGTGGATCTTGTTGTGAACGGATCTTACGAAGGAGGAGCCATTTTGCCTGGATTCTTCATGATGGTTCACTCGCTCTTTCGGGGAACGGCAAAACTTCCGCTCGTTGAGGTAAAACCAGCGGATTTTGTTGTAGGAAAGGATACGGAGGAAAACATCAGGCTGGGTGTGGTGAACGGAAGTGTCTACGCTCTTGAGGGGATAATAGGGCGAATAAAGGAAGTTTACGGTGATTTACCGGTGGTTCTCACGGGAGGTCAGTCGAAGATCGTGAAAGATATGATAAAACACGAGATTTTCGATGAGGACCTCACGATCAAGGGGGTGTACCATTTCTGCTTCGGAGATTGA
- a CDS encoding B12-binding domain-containing radical SAM protein: MNVLLVNPWIHDFAAYDFWLKPIGLLYVARAMEWMGYEVHLVDLLNRHDPDLPRFTRVPKDKRYGTGKFPSQVIEKPEILRFVPRRYKRYGAPPEFLEWKLREIGNVDLIMVTSTLSYWYPGVWETIRFLKGRYDVPIVLGGVYPRLFPKHAKKSGAIVYEKGDLVFLPRFLETLGFPSKEIPADWFEVFDPMYELYNRIGYLVFITTLGCPFRCSYCAVHRLWNGLRVRTPERVVETIEKYLNIFKVEDVVFFDDAILASGRFKDLLKLIVEKRWPVRFHLPNGIHARLLDEETAFLLKEANFRTIKLGYETSGRLQRETGGKVYDEDLVRAARILRKAGFTEKEVSAYIMVNMPGQTKEDVLNAIKVCLSEGIGISINEYTPIPGTKDWEKLVEEGKLDPDIDPVFLNNTVLPFWWKHGMSYEEIQEIKDFAQKLKKSEVYREFP; the protein is encoded by the coding sequence TTGAATGTACTTCTCGTTAATCCGTGGATTCACGATTTTGCGGCGTACGATTTCTGGTTGAAGCCCATCGGTCTTCTTTACGTTGCTCGCGCAATGGAGTGGATGGGTTACGAGGTCCATCTCGTGGATCTTCTCAACAGACACGATCCCGATCTTCCACGATTTACGAGAGTGCCAAAAGACAAAAGATACGGCACAGGAAAGTTTCCAAGTCAGGTTATAGAGAAACCAGAGATATTGAGATTTGTTCCAAGAAGGTATAAGAGGTACGGAGCACCTCCAGAGTTTCTGGAGTGGAAATTGAGAGAAATCGGAAACGTTGATCTCATAATGGTCACGTCCACGTTGAGCTACTGGTATCCCGGAGTATGGGAGACGATTCGTTTTCTGAAAGGCCGCTACGACGTACCGATTGTCCTGGGAGGTGTCTACCCGCGGCTCTTTCCGAAACACGCGAAGAAGAGCGGAGCGATAGTCTATGAAAAGGGCGACCTCGTGTTTCTTCCCAGATTCTTAGAGACTCTGGGATTTCCATCGAAGGAAATCCCCGCTGACTGGTTTGAAGTTTTCGACCCCATGTACGAACTCTACAACAGAATTGGTTACCTCGTGTTCATCACCACACTTGGATGTCCCTTCAGGTGTTCTTACTGCGCTGTTCACCGACTCTGGAACGGTTTGAGAGTAAGAACACCGGAGAGAGTGGTTGAAACCATAGAGAAGTACCTGAACATTTTCAAAGTTGAGGATGTGGTCTTTTTCGATGATGCTATTCTGGCATCGGGAAGGTTCAAAGATCTTCTCAAACTGATTGTGGAAAAGAGATGGCCTGTACGGTTTCATCTCCCGAACGGGATACATGCACGTCTTCTCGATGAAGAAACGGCCTTCCTTTTGAAAGAAGCGAACTTCAGGACGATAAAACTGGGCTATGAAACTTCTGGAAGGCTCCAGAGGGAAACAGGCGGTAAGGTTTACGATGAGGACCTCGTTCGCGCAGCCAGGATCTTGAGGAAAGCTGGTTTCACCGAAAAAGAAGTTTCAGCGTACATCATGGTGAACATGCCGGGGCAGACGAAAGAGGATGTGCTGAACGCCATCAAGGTGTGTTTGAGTGAAGGAATAGGTATTTCCATAAACGAATACACTCCTATTCCGGGAACAAAAGACTGGGAAAAACTTGTCGAAGAAGGCAAGTTGGACCCGGATATCGATCCCGTTTTTTTGAACAACACGGTTCTTCCCTTCTGGTGGAAGCACGGTATGAGTTACGAAGAGATCCAGGAGATAAAAGACTTCGCTCAGAAACTCAAGAAATCAGAGGTTTACAGAGAATTTCCGTGA